The following coding sequences are from one Pigmentibacter ruber window:
- the rplS gene encoding 50S ribosomal protein L19: MKHPILKSFESMHMRAKALPSFKAGDTVCVWVKIQEGTEKDGTPKYRLQSFEGTVIRYRKGTTNSTFLVRKMSGGIGVERNFYVHSPLVDHVDVKVRGKVRRARIYYIRKLRGKAARISSRYVSSEELKSFEQA; this comes from the coding sequence ATGAAACATCCTATTTTAAAGTCATTTGAAAGCATGCATATGCGTGCTAAAGCACTTCCAAGTTTCAAAGCTGGTGATACAGTTTGTGTTTGGGTAAAAATACAGGAAGGTACTGAAAAAGACGGTACACCAAAGTATCGTTTGCAATCTTTTGAAGGTACAGTTATTCGTTACCGCAAGGGAACAACTAACTCTACATTTTTAGTGAGAAAAATGTCAGGCGGAATTGGAGTTGAGCGTAATTTCTATGTACATTCACCATTAGTAGATCATGTTGATGTGAAAGTACGCGGAAAAGTTCGTCGTGCAAGAATTTACTATATCCGTAAACTACGCGGTAAAGCGGCTCGTATTTCTAGCCGTTATGTATCAAGTGAAGAACTTAAGTCATTTGAGCAAGCCTAG
- a CDS encoding SDR family oxidoreductase, whose protein sequence is MFIENLLKNKRILITGGGTGLGKSMCERFLSLGANVIICGRREEVLKETCIEFNTKYPNKTSYKICDIRDPHIVDKMIEDIWNDAPIDILINNAAGNFISKTEDLSHRAFDVVLDIVLHGTTYVTLACGKKWLSQNIKANVLNIVTTYAWTGSAYVVPSAMAKAGILAMTRSLAVEWGNRGIRMNAIAPGPFPTKGAWDRLVPNADLGKVLENKNPLGRPGEHFELANLASYLVSDFSGYINGEVVTIDGGEWLQGAGEFNFLKSLKDEDWDNIKKNRNK, encoded by the coding sequence ATGTTCATAGAGAATCTTTTAAAAAATAAAAGAATATTAATTACTGGAGGTGGAACAGGGTTAGGGAAAAGTATGTGTGAAAGATTTCTTTCCTTAGGTGCAAATGTAATCATATGTGGCAGAAGGGAAGAAGTTTTAAAAGAAACATGTATTGAATTTAATACAAAATATCCTAATAAAACCAGTTATAAAATTTGTGATATTAGAGATCCTCACATTGTCGATAAAATGATTGAGGATATTTGGAATGACGCTCCTATTGATATTCTAATAAATAATGCAGCGGGAAATTTTATCTCAAAAACTGAAGATCTTTCACATAGAGCATTTGATGTTGTACTTGATATCGTTTTACATGGTACTACATATGTAACTCTTGCATGCGGTAAAAAGTGGTTGAGTCAAAATATAAAAGCAAATGTATTAAATATAGTTACGACTTATGCTTGGACAGGCTCGGCTTATGTAGTTCCATCAGCTATGGCAAAGGCAGGAATTTTAGCTATGACTAGAAGTCTAGCGGTAGAATGGGGAAATAGAGGAATTAGAATGAATGCTATAGCTCCAGGACCATTTCCTACAAAAGGCGCTTGGGATAGATTAGTTCCTAATGCAGATCTTGGGAAAGTTTTAGAAAATAAAAATCCTTTAGGGCGTCCTGGTGAGCATTTTGAATTGGCAAATCTAGCATCGTATTTGGTTTCTGATTTTTCGGGTTATATCAACGGTGAGGTAGTAACAATTGATGGTGGTGAATGGTTACAAGGAGCTGGGGAATTTAATTTCTTAAAGTCATTGAAAGATGAGGACTGGGATAATATTAAAAAGAATAGAAACAAATAG